In a single window of the Salmo trutta chromosome 21, fSalTru1.1, whole genome shotgun sequence genome:
- the LOC115157450 gene encoding C-C motif chemokine 20 isoform X2, with protein MAQIRAPVIVLLVLLAVGLFTTEASAAKQARRRKGCCQSYTGGEIPFGVIVGYTLQTPIEICRIPAIIFHTEKGKDLCADPSKSWVIQHVNRLGDRAVHIRKSQS; from the exons ATGGCCCAGATCAGAGCCCCTGTTATTGTGCTGCTCGTGCTCCTGGCTGTGGGGCTGTTCACTACTGAGGCTTCTGCAGCTAAACAAG CACGTCGTAGAAAAGGCTGCTGTCAAAGCTATACTGGTGGGGAAATACCTTTTGGAGTTATCGTAGGCTATACCCTACAGACCCCGATTGAAATCTGCAGAATCCCTGCCATCAT TTTCCACACTGAAAAGGGGAAAGATTTGTGTGCAGACCCTTCCAAGAGCTGGGTGATCCAACATGTCAACCGACTGGG GGACAGGGCGGTTCACATCAGGAAATCCCAGTCCTAA
- the LOC115157450 gene encoding C-C motif chemokine 20 isoform X1, with protein sequence MAQIRAPVIVLLVLLAVGLFTTEASAAKQGQYSAVKARRRKGCCQSYTGGEIPFGVIVGYTLQTPIEICRIPAIIFHTEKGKDLCADPSKSWVIQHVNRLGDRAVHIRKSQS encoded by the exons ATGGCCCAGATCAGAGCCCCTGTTATTGTGCTGCTCGTGCTCCTGGCTGTGGGGCTGTTCACTACTGAGGCTTCTGCAGCTAAACAAGGTCAATATTCTGCTGTGAAAG CACGTCGTAGAAAAGGCTGCTGTCAAAGCTATACTGGTGGGGAAATACCTTTTGGAGTTATCGTAGGCTATACCCTACAGACCCCGATTGAAATCTGCAGAATCCCTGCCATCAT TTTCCACACTGAAAAGGGGAAAGATTTGTGTGCAGACCCTTCCAAGAGCTGGGTGATCCAACATGTCAACCGACTGGG GGACAGGGCGGTTCACATCAGGAAATCCCAGTCCTAA